Part of the Melopsittacus undulatus isolate bMelUnd1 chromosome 7, bMelUnd1.mat.Z, whole genome shotgun sequence genome is shown below.
GTCGCATCACTTAATGTCTGATGGGACCATCAACCAGGTTGTTTATTCAAACCATAAACTACCCTGTAGAAATGAACCCAAGGGAAAGCCAAACCCTGGAGATCGGGAGGCAAGCACCTGAATCCTACCCAGGTCCCTGCCCACAATGGCAGCTATAAGGCAGTGAGAGCTACCTTCTCAGGGCTCCAGTGGATGCTGGTAGGACCCTACTGCAGTGCCAGGTACAGCAAAGCAAGCTCTTGCCATCACATTTACTAAGAAAAATGTGgggtttgcttcttttcttctccaccAGATActgctgaaaggctgcaatgCCAAGCATGGCTTCTACGTCTTCAAATACGTCTACTCGTTTTCAACGCGGAGGAACCAGACACAGATAAAGGTGAGGAGGCATCTGGGTGGCACTGCAGGATCCCAGCATGGCTGCAGTGCCCCATGCAGCTGGCAGGCACTGGGGCTGGCCCTGATCTCTCCCTTGTTGTACTGCACAGAAGGAAGAAGCCGACAGCCAGAGTGCCATCCCGGGCCGTCAGCTGGGTGAGGATGATGCCAGGCAGGGGCTGACGGATGACGGGACAGCCCCAGAGCATGGTGGCAACGGCATCATGGTTGTGATAGAGAACGGGACCAGCCCCAGGCCTGGAAACCGCAGCACTGCAGGCACTGGCAGGGATGCTCACAGACCTCGCCCGGGCACTGGCACACGAGCACGCGGTGGTGTCGGCATCGCAGGTCCCACCCCAGCCAGCTCAGAGGGCAGCGGTGACCTGGATTTGGTGCTTGAAGTTGATGGTGGTGTTTCTATTGTCCCCCAGGAGGGTGGACACTCCGGTGAGGCTGTGGCAGGGAACAGGTCCAGTGTCAGGAGTGAGGACAGGGATGTTGGTGCTCCTGCGGGTGTTCCAGTGGAGGGGGCCATGACAGCTGGCAGGGAGAGGGCCCCTGTCACAGGAGGGGCTGTGGATGAGGGCAGCGGTGAGGCCATCATCCCTGTCCAAGGGCAGGAGGGTGCCATTCAGGGCCCAGGGACAGGAGGAGCTGCTCTTGCTTCTGTCACTGAGAAGATGGAGGACGTCCAAATTGATGCCAAAGGTGTGGATGAATATGCTTACATCCCTGACTCGAGCAGCATCACCATCACTCATGGGAAGGTAGGCAGCACACCAAGGACCACCAGCTTCACCCAGATCTCTCCAGACAAGGATGACGAGGTCAACATCTTCATTGGGAGGGCCAATATCCATGTGGGAGAGCAAGAAACCACCCACGCCGGTGCCACTGTTGGCAGGGAGGACAATGGCATCCACACTGCAGCAACCAGAAGCCCCCTGCCCAGGCTGGGTGTCACTGTGGCACATGATGGCAATGATGATGATGGCATCCCTTCTCACAGGCAGCCTGAAGGACTGACCACCACAGCCACCCCAAGCCATGGGtacagcatcaccagcagccccaggtaTGGGCGTCCTACAGGAGACGATGAGGATGGTGCCACCACCATTGGTGTTGGAGAAGGATCAGTGACCCCCGGCCCCTTGGGGTTTGCTGGTGGTGACGTTACTGTCCCTGCGGGTGCTGGCATCCATAggaatgatgatgatgatgggagAGATGGGGGGCAGAGGTCTGATGGGAGGCCAGGCCTCCTGGTTGTCACCACCCCACAGCCAGAGGGCAACAAGGAAGCTGATGGCACCATCcaagctgagggagctggcatCCGCCTGGGCACCACCGTGGCCTCCCCTGGGGTGAGCGAGAAGGACTGCACCACCGCCCTGGAGACGGCTGGTGGCAGTGAGGCAGGGGAGAGCACCGCAGCAGGGCgagaggggagcagggaagTGGGGTCAGCCACCCCACAGCCCCGCAGGGAGGGACAGCCCGGGGCAGGGGTGAAGGTCTGGCCGGGGGGGGCAGGGCTGGACAAGACCCCCAGGACGGACAAGGCACCATCCTCACGCGGCAAAGCTGGTGGCCAGGCACTGAGCAGGACCCAGCTGAGGGCTGGCAGCCATGGCAGTGA
Proteins encoded:
- the MEPE gene encoding matrix extracellular phosphoglycoprotein: MQTALVCLCLCLLSTSLSIPVPPPPSGRAAGNCAGQHRILLKGCNAKHGFYVFKYVYSFSTRRNQTQIKKEEADSQSAIPGRQLGEDDARQGLTDDGTAPEHGGNGIMVVIENGTSPRPGNRSTAGTGRDAHRPRPGTGTRARGGVGIAGPTPASSEGSGDLDLVLEVDGGVSIVPQEGGHSGEAVAGNRSSVRSEDRDVGAPAGVPVEGAMTAGRERAPVTGGAVDEGSGEAIIPVQGQEGAIQGPGTGGAALASVTEKMEDVQIDAKGVDEYAYIPDSSSITITHGKVGSTPRTTSFTQISPDKDDEVNIFIGRANIHVGEQETTHAGATVGREDNGIHTAATRSPLPRLGVTVAHDGNDDDGIPSHRQPEGLTTTATPSHGYSITSSPRYGRPTGDDEDGATTIGVGEGSVTPGPLGFAGGDVTVPAGAGIHRNDDDDGRDGGQRSDGRPGLLVVTTPQPEGNKEADGTIQAEGAGIRLGTTVASPGVSEKDCTTALETAGGSEAGESTAAGREGSREVGSATPQPRREGQPGAGVKVWPGGAGLDKTPRTDKAPSSRGKAGGQALSRTQLRAGSHGSDDGDRTRPTAERGSAALPAGQGKGSVAAGGQQREKGVKAGSAAAGAGAGRLPVRHGRRLGAGAPGTFAALGRSRQLDQMKRADELHVREQAFYALGGAGGGPHGPYASLGSADSSQSSEGERGSRSDSRQAGLQPAEWGAPHDHWSRGTL